From the genome of candidate division TA06 bacterium, one region includes:
- a CDS encoding thioesterase has product MVGEKIKLVCLPYAGGSAAVFAPLKKHLAGWIELYAMEYPGRGCRHQETFYRSIADAAADIAGKISLFDGSFAILGHSLGGLIGYETCRLLQTGGAKMPEHLFVSGKQAPHIMVKEKQVHEMSDEDFKREVMELGGTPEEVFQHQELSGYYLPILRADFRISELYRHRESAQLKGIPLTVLGGDRDEMTPLQLAEWKRHTTGDFRVMMLSGGHFFINHNFKAVAGVINQALAGK; this is encoded by the coding sequence ATGGTGGGAGAAAAGATCAAGCTGGTCTGCCTTCCCTATGCCGGAGGTTCAGCCGCCGTTTTTGCCCCGCTTAAAAAGCACCTAGCCGGTTGGATTGAACTGTATGCCATGGAATACCCAGGCAGGGGATGCAGGCATCAGGAGACCTTTTACAGGTCGATCGCAGATGCCGCAGCCGATATCGCCGGGAAGATTTCCTTATTCGACGGGTCATTTGCCATACTTGGCCACAGCCTGGGAGGGTTAATCGGGTACGAAACCTGCCGGCTCCTGCAAACAGGCGGGGCAAAAATGCCGGAGCACCTTTTCGTATCGGGTAAGCAGGCTCCGCATATTATGGTCAAGGAAAAACAGGTGCATGAGATGTCCGATGAGGACTTCAAGCGGGAAGTTATGGAATTGGGCGGGACGCCGGAGGAGGTTTTTCAGCATCAAGAGCTTTCCGGCTATTACCTGCCGATACTCAGGGCTGACTTCAGGATCTCCGAACTCTACCGCCATCGGGAATCTGCCCAGTTAAAGGGTATTCCCCTGACCGTGCTGGGCGGTGACCGGGACGAGATGACACCCCTGCAACTGGCTGAGTGGAAGAGGCACACCACCGGGGATTTCCGGGTGATGATGTTATCCGGGGGACATTTCTTCATCAATCACAATTTCAAGGCCGTGGCCGGCGTTATCAACCAG